From one Anopheles bellator chromosome 1, idAnoBellAS_SP24_06.2, whole genome shotgun sequence genomic stretch:
- the LOC131215528 gene encoding sodium-coupled monocarboxylate transporter 1 encodes MALGPNFLTLRRRGAPILMMIFATFAVSVRSASLGAVVGRDEPIDDDDYTSEAQELPQFTVYDYLAVGAMLVISVGIGVFYGWFGKKKTADGVDAGGSSDDFLLGTGMSLFPVTLSLTTSFITAIELLGNPSEMFFNGTQFSLIVISMVLVVPVAVKVFYPIYYKLEVTSCYEYLGMRFDKRIRVFGAVLYILQMLFYTSVAVLAPAIALSAATGLDRYIAVVLIYFVCIFYSSQGGMKAVVIADTFQACVLVVSLVLILALGSHYSAGLPDVFSRASEHDRIEFFNFDPKPTTRHSVFSVIIGGFFYWTSMFCTNQASVQKCMSLKSLKTAKQALYLAVFGLIAVFLMNFYTGLMTFAHYSECDPLAAGQIAAKDQLLPYYVMDVFGHIKFMAGIFVSGIFAASLGTVAAALNSLAAVTCEDLLVSGMEWKIPEGKGALYAKWMSLGFGLVSFALVFVVERLGGILQATLTLNGLIGGVTLGLFSLGIFFRHANGKGALCGGITALLLVVVVGVLAQLNNEEPAPLPSSVAGCNASVWTPENYPQHPAYEVHSSDTPVSLALALSLKELSVDGSGDAGGWHNDAASESNFYRQSADSSADSESWFSAVLRISYMWYSCLGALLTMLFGIIVSLIFSDEPNVCCFRRRSAESQLPAVTSPTTGTVRSTESVEKRTSKLSVGSMAPLAMMLRTSVTLSPVCDRKPRRSQSREDFANAASIGSSVASVFSLGQQTVCSELGSYTEVDGDQDPRPTAHSQQHPVTATATMQVERERF; translated from the exons ATGGCGCTTGGCCCCAATTTCTTGACGTTGCGCCGACGAGGTGCCCCAATCCTGATGATGATCTTCGCCACGTTTGCGGTGTCGGTACGATCGGCCTCACTCGGCGCCGTGGTCGGTAGAGATGagccgatcgacgacgacgactacaCGTCGGAAGCGCAGGAGCTGCCTCAGTTCACGGTGTACGATTATCTGGCGGTCGGCGCTATGTTGGTCATATCGGTTGGCATCG GCGTCTTCTATGGATGGTTCGGCAAGAAGAAAACGGCGGATGGGGTGGATGCCGGTGGTAGCTCCGACGACTTCCTGCTCGGTACCGGCATGAGCCTGTTCCCGGTGACGCTCAGCCTGACCACTAGCTTCATCACCGCCATCGAGCTGCTGGGCAACCCGTCGGAGATGTTCTTCAACGGCACGCAGTTCTCGCTGATCG TGATATCGATGGTGCTGGTCGTCCCGGTTGCGGTTAAGGTGTTCTACCCGATCTACTACAAGCTGGAGGTTACCAGCTGCTACGAGTACCTGGGGATGCGCTTCGACAAGCGGATCCGAGTGTTTGGGGCCGTCCTGTACATCCTGCAG ATGCTGTTCTACACCTCCGTGGCCGTGCTGGCACCCGCCATCGCCCTGTCGGCGGCAACAGGTCTGGATCGGTACATCGCGGTCGTCCTGATCTACTTCGTGTGCATCTTCTACTCGTCGCAGGGCGGCATGAAGGCGGTCGTTATCGCTGATACGTTTCAG GCCtgcgtgctggtggtgtcgCTGGTGTTGATTCTGGCCCTCGGATCGCACTACTCGGCCGGGCTGCCGGACGTGTTCAGCCGCGCTTCCGAACATGACaggattgaatttttcaa TTTTGATCCGAAGCCGACGACGCGCCACTCGGTGTTTTCCGTCATCATCGGTGGCTTTTTCTACTGGACTTCGATGTTCTGCACCAATCAGGCGTCCGTTCAGAAATGCATGTCATTAAAATCGCTGAAAACAGCCAAACAGGCCCTCTACCTCGCCGTGTTCG GATTGATTGCGGTGTTTTTGATGAACTTCTACACGGGATTGATGACTTTCGCGCACTACTCCGAGTGTGACCCGTTGGCCGCGGGCCAGATAGCGGCCAAGGATCAGCTGCTCCCGTACTACGTGATGGATGTGTTTGGCCACATCAAATTCATGGCCGGCATTTTCGTGTCGGGCATCTTCGCCGCCAGTCTCGG GACTGTCGCGGCGGCGCTGAACTCGCTGGCTGCGGTCACATGCGAGGATCTGCTGGTGAGCGGCATGGAGTGGAAGATACCGGAAGGCAAGGGTGCACTGTACGCCAAGTGGATGTCCTTAGG GTTCGGGTTGGTCTCGTTCGCGCTGGTGTTCGTCGTGGAGCGGCTCGGTGGCATCCTGCAGGCCACGCTCACGCTGAATGGGCTCATCGGTGGCGTCACGCTCGGACTGTTCAGTCTGGGGATCTTCTTCCGGCACGCCAACGGCAAG GGTGCTCTGTGTGGCGGGATAACGGCACTGCTACtggtcgtcgtggtcggtgTGCTGGCGCAGCTGAACAACGAAGAACCGGCTCCAttaccgtcgtcggtggctggCTGCAACGCGAGCGTGTGGACCCCGGAGAACTATCCGCAGCACCCGGCGTACGAAGTGCATTCCTCGGATACGCCCGTGAGCCTTGCGTTGGCGCTGTCTTTGAAGGAACTTTCCGTGGACGGTTCCGGGGACGCCGGCGGCTGGCATAACGACGCTGCTTCTGAAAGCAATTTCTACAG ACAATCCGCCGACAGTTCCGCTGACTCGGAGTCCTGGTTTTCGGCCGTGCTGCGCATCAGCTACATGTGGTACAGCTGCCTCGGCGCGCTGCTGACGATGCTGTTCGGCATTATCGTGTCGCTGATCTTCTCGGACGAACCGAACGTCTGctgcttccgccgccggtccgccgAATCGCAGCTCCCAGCGGTCACCAGTCCAACCACCGGCACGGTACGCTCCACGGAGTCGGTCGAGAAGCGTACCTCGAAGCTGAGCGTAGGCTCGATGGCACcgttggcgatgatgctgcgcACCTCGGTGACGCTCAGTCCGGTCTGTGACCGAAAACCGCGCCGATCGCAATCG